ATTCGGAAGATTTTATTGATTGGTGTTTTGAACATTTTTTGAAGATGTTCGATCTGCATAAATGGATGTTAGGAATAATATAATTTGAATATCGAATTCTTCCTTCTCTGCTTGCTCATCATCCTTGCGTCTTCTATGCTGCAGGGATTGACCGGTTTCGGCTTTTCGATTCTTTCCCTGCCTTTGTTGACACTTCTACTCTCTCCCAAAACAGCAGTTCCGATTTTAGTTCTCTATTCCATAATTATCAATATTGTCGTCTTTTTTTCAGCCAGAAAAGCATTTGAACTGAAAAGGATTTGGATATTAATGATTTTTGGAATTATCGGAGTTCCGATTGGAACGCATTTTCTGATCACTTTCAATGATAATTTGATAAAATTATGCATCGGCATTTTCATCACGGTTTTTGGATTATTATTACTTCTGGGATTTCGGCAGAAGATCAAACACGAAAAAGTTTCGATGATCCCGATTGGATTTGTCAGCGGGATTTTGAGCGGAAGTGTTTCGATTGGAGGACCTCCGGTAATTTTGTTTCTCTCCAATCAAGGTGTAAATAAACAGGTTTTCAGGGCAAATCTGGCAGTCTATTTTTTCATTTTGAACATTTTCACAATTCCTGTTTATATTTATACCGGTTTGATTTCAGAACAAGTTCTGAACTACTCGATAAAGTTTTTTCCGGCTTTGGTGATTGGTGTTGTTGCTGGAAATGTTTTTTCTAAAAAGATAAAGGAAGAGCATTTCCGAAAAGTTGTATTAGTCCTTTTGGTTTTGATGGGAATTTTATCGATTGTTTCGAGTTTGAAAACAATTTAATTTCATATCTTTCTTTTCTTTCATTTCCATTTGACACAAAAATACCAATTAATTTTCTGAATCAAATTTATTAAAAAAAGGAGAAAGAAAATGCCTTTTATTTCCAATACTGACAAAGAACGGAAGGAAATGTTAGCTGCCATCGGAGTAAAAAAATTCGAGGAACTGCTTAAAGATATTCCTGGCAAATTCATCCATCAAGAACCTTGCTGCTTGGAGAATCCTCTTTCCGAACTGGAAATTACTTCCAGGATCAATGAGCTTGTTTCCAGAAATATCTCGACAGATGATGCAAATTCCTTTCTGGGAGCAGGAGTTTATGACCATTTCATTCCTGCTGCAGTCGATAGTATTATTTCGCGACCGGAATTTTTAACAGCTTACACTCCTTATCAGGCAGAAGTCAGCCAGGGAACTTTGCAGTATATTTATGAATATCAGACCTTGATCTGTGAGTTGACCGGAATGGAAATTTCCAATGCCGGTATGTATGATGGAGCAAGTGCGGCTGCGGAAGCGATTTTGATGGCAGTTCGCAAAACAAAGAAGTTCAAAGCTATCATTGCCGAAACGATAAATCCTCTTTATTTGCAGGTTATCAAAGCTTATACGGAAGGAGTTGAGATCGAACTCGTGATGGTTCCTGAAAAAAATGGTCTTGTTGATCTTAAAATTCTGAAGGACAAACTCGATGATGAAACTGCTTGTGTTCTCATCCAAACACCTAACTTTTTTGGAAACCTGGAAGATGTTTTTGCTATCGAGCCAATCGTTCATTCCAGCAAAAAAGCACTTTTCATTGCTTGTGTGGACCCTCTTTCACTTC
The Candidatus Cloacimonadota bacterium genome window above contains:
- a CDS encoding aminomethyl-transferring glycine dehydrogenase subunit GcvPA, yielding MPFISNTDKERKEMLAAIGVKKFEELLKDIPGKFIHQEPCCLENPLSELEITSRINELVSRNISTDDANSFLGAGVYDHFIPAAVDSIISRPEFLTAYTPYQAEVSQGTLQYIYEYQTLICELTGMEISNAGMYDGASAAAEAILMAVRKTKKFKAIIAETINPLYLQVIKAYTEGVEIELVMVPEKNGLVDLKILKDKLDDETACVLIQTPNFFGNLEDVFAIEPIVHSSKKALFIACVDPLSLPLLNSPAEYKADIVVGEGQSLGNFQSFGGPLFGFLATSLSLARTMPGRIVGASLDSDGNKAYCLTLQAREQHIRRVKATSNICSNQALCNLAATVYMCLMGKQGLKEVSEQSTTKAHYLAEKICKVDGFSMAFDAPFFKEFAIKTPIPASKIIQKLKHKNIFAGINMKQFGYENMLLVAVTEKKRKCDLDGFVNSLKEVSNV
- a CDS encoding sulfite exporter TauE/SafE family protein, encoding MNIEFFLLCLLIILASSMLQGLTGFGFSILSLPLLTLLLSPKTAVPILVLYSIIINIVVFFSARKAFELKRIWILMIFGIIGVPIGTHFLITFNDNLIKLCIGIFITVFGLLLLLGFRQKIKHEKVSMIPIGFVSGILSGSVSIGGPPVILFLSNQGVNKQVFRANLAVYFFILNIFTIPVYIYTGLISEQVLNYSIKFFPALVIGVVAGNVFSKKIKEEHFRKVVLVLLVLMGILSIVSSLKTI